GGCCTACGCGCCGCCCGCACCCAGCATCCTGACCTGAAGCCCGTCGAGGCGACCACGGTCACCGCCGACGAGGATGCGTACGGAAGGTCCCGGGTCTCGTAGTGCTTTCCCCATGAGCACCCTGCGACAGGATGTACTTTCCACCGGACGGGGCAGTAGACTTCATGGCTGTGAGCAGCACACATGAACGCAGGTACGGTCGGGCCCCGCAGAAGAAGGGCTGGCGGACATTCCTCCGGCCCGGCTGGGTGTTCGGTGTCCTTGCCATCATCGCTTTCTCCTACGTCGCCTTTACCTTTCTGGCGCCGTGGCAGCTGAGCAGGGATAGCACTATCGTCGAGCGCAACGAGCAGATCGAAGCCGCCTTCGAGGTCGAGCTCGTCCCCGCCGAGGAGATCTTTGACGCCCAGGGCAGTATCGAGCCCGGGGAGGAATGGGCCCGGGTGATCCTTCAGGGCCACTACCTGCCCGAGGATGAGGTGCTGATGCGCAACCGTCCGGTCGACTCCTCCCCTGCCTTCCATGCCTTGACTCCCTTCCAGCTGAACTCCGGTGAGATCATCCTGGTCAACCGGGGTTTCAACCCGCCGCTTGAGGGCGGTGTCCCACCGATGGATACTGCGCCAGCCGGTGAGCAGTCCATCGTCGGCCACGCCCGATTCACCGAGCAGACACCGATGTCCCCCCCGATCGAGGACCAGGGCTACCGCCAGGTCTACGGCATCAACACCGCGCAGATTGCCGAGGTGACCGGCAGGGACCTGGCGGAGGACTATGTGCAGCTGGCCGAGGGGCAGGCCGGGGAGATCAACGCCATCCCGGTGCCCATGCTCGACCGCGGTTCGCACCTGTCCTACGCCTTCCAGTGGATCGCCTTCGGCATCATGGCCCCGCTCGGCCTGGGGTATTTTATCTGGGCGGAGCTGAAGGAACGCCGCCGTGTGCGCCGCGAGGAGGCCGAGCTGGCCGACGGATCCGCATCCTCGCAGCAGACCGGGGACTCCCAGGACGAAGAGACAGATTCCGACCCGGTGGGCGTCCTCCACACCACTCACCCGGAAAATGACACCCAGGGTCTCGCCCATGCCCAAGCTCCTACTTCCGCATCCTCTGGTGCCCGTGCACGCATGTTGCACGACCGTTACGGCGACAGCCAGCCGAACCACTCCCGGAAATTCACCAACCGCCGGCACGAGCGGTTCTAACCGCAGCCTTGCGCACCACACGTTGCGGCCCGCTCGATGTCTATACGGAGGGTGCGGAATGGGATACCCTCAAGGATTTTTAATAAGCTTTCAATAAGAGGTTTTCCCCGTTAGGCTACAGGCATGAGCGAGCACCAACACGACCATGACCCCGGCCACCGTACTGCCCCGAACGGATCCCCCACAACCCTGCCACCGACATCGGCGGCCACTCATACCCAAGATCATGCCCACGGTTCCGCACGCTGGGAGCTGTGGTTCGCGATCGCCGCCGGCGTCACTTACACCGGTGGGATGATCGCGGAGTTCGCGTTGGGGCTGCCGATGGTCGGATGGCCGTTGGCGTTCTTCCTCGCCACCTACTTCTTCGGTGGGTTCTTCACCATCCGCACCGCTATCTCCTCCACGCTGCGAGGGAAGTTCGAGGTCGACTTCCTCATGCTCGTCGCCGCGGTCGGCGCCGCTCTCATCGGCCGGTGGGCGGAGGGTGCGGTGCTGCTGTTTCTGTTCAGCCTCGGCCACGCACTCGAAGAGTACGCCCTTAGCCGTGCCAGCAAGTCCATCGAGGCCCTCGCCGAGCTCGCCCCCCGCAGCGCCCTGGTGCGCCGCGGCGAAACCGAACCCGTGGAAGTACCGGTGGAGGAGCTCGTGGTCGGAGACATCGTTGTCATCCGTCCGAACTCCCGCATCCCCTCGGACGGGTTCGTGATCTCCGGAATGTCCGCCGTTGATCAATCGGCAGTCACGGGCGAGTCGATCCCCGTGGAGAAGGAACCGGTGTCCGACCCCACACGGACGATGCACACGGTCGGCACCCTCCCCGCCACCAATCGAGTGTTTGCCGGCACCGTGAACGGGTCTGGCCTACTCGAGATCGAGGTCACCGCGACCGCCGCTGACTCGACACTGAGCAAGGTCGTTGAGCTTGTTCGCACCGCCGACCAGGCTGCGTCCCCGACACAGCAGTTCATCGACCGGTTCCAGCGCTGGTACGTGCCCGCCGTGATCCTCGGGGTCATCGCCACCCTGCTGGTGTCGATGTTCGCGTTCGCGCAGCCGTTCCGCGACGCCTTCTACCTCGCCATGACTGTGCTCGTCGCCGCGAGCCCATGCGCTCTCGCGATCGCCACCCCAGCCGCAGTCCTGGCGGGCGTGGCCCGCGCCGCCCGTGCCGGCGTGCTCGTCAAGGGCGGTGCCCCGCTCGAGACACTCGGACGAGTAGAGGCGATAGCGTTCGACAAGACCGGCACCCTCACGTGGGGCGCACCACGAGTGACCTCGCTCGTTCCCGCCGATGACACGTCCGAATCGGAACTGATCCCGACACTCGTGTCGGTCGAATCTCTCAGCGACCACCCCCTCGCCGCCGCGATCGTCCGCGACCTTGCACCCCGCGTCCCCGAGACCGGGCGGCTGGTGGCCACCGACCTCTCGGCACTCACCGGCCGCGGCATCACCGCGACGATCGACGGAGAGCGGGTCGAAATCGGCAACCTGCGCATGTTCGACGAACAGCAGCTTGAACTGCCCTCCTCGCTGGCCAAGGCCTACGCCGAAGCCCGCGACTCTGGGCAGACGTTGATGATCGTGCGTCGTGGTGACCGCTTCCTGGGGGTCGTGGGAGTGATGGACGCCTCCCGCGCCGAATCCGCCCAGGTGCTCAACGCGCTCCGGGACACAGGGGTCGGCCATCTGGTCATGATCTCCGGCGACAATCAGCGGGTCGCCGACGCGGTAGGTCAGGAAGTCGGCGTCGACACGGCGATCGGAGAGCTCCTCCCCGAGGACAAGGTCACTCACATCACGAGCCTGGCCAAGACATACCGCCCGATCGCGATGATCGGCGACGGCGTCAACGACGCCCCCGCGATGGCCCGCGCTGACGTCGGCATTGCGATGGGTGCTGCCGGGTCGACGGTCGCGTTAGAGACCTGCGACATCGCGCTGATGAGCGACGACCTCGGACGCATCCCGTTCGCTGTCCGGCTGAGCCGGGCCGCCAGCCGGATCATCCGACAGAACCTCATCGCCAGCCTCGCCATCGTCGTTTTCCTCATCATCGCGACCTTCCTTGGGCTTAATATCGGCGCCGTCGTGCTCATCCATGAGGGATCCACCCTCATCGTCGTCGCGAACGCGCTTCGCCTGCTCAACTTCCAGAAGGGCCAGGAACACGCCGGCATCGACCACGAAGAAAAGCCCACGCACTGATGCTTCTCCCCGCGAGTCACCAGTGGGGCCCGTGGCGAGAACAGTCCGTCCGATCTGTCGGAGAACCGCTTACCCCCACTCAACCCCCGGGCTATCCAGAGGAACTCACTCATGGATTGTCCCGTCAGCGGCACCGTATGGGTCATATCAGACGGGACTGGAATCAACATCGACTTCCGGACACTCCTTCCGGCCTGTCAGACGATCGCCGGGAGTTTGGTTCCCTGGGGGAAGCTCGCCTAGTGTCCTGCGCCGTTAATTCGCTGCTGGATCATTGTAAAATTGGGTATGGCACACCGAGGACCGGCGTTAGCCCCACTGACCTTGACCGATGATGAACGCGACCAACTGCAACGCTGGGTCCGGCGACGCAAAACCACCCAGGACCTCGCGCTCCGCTCCCGGATCGTACTGGAATGCGCAACCGGGGCATCGAACTCGGAGGTCGCCCGTCGGTTGGGGATCTCATTGCCGACGGTGGGTA
This genomic window from Corynebacterium callunae DSM 20147 contains:
- a CDS encoding SURF1 family cytochrome oxidase biogenesis protein, with protein sequence MAVSSTHERRYGRAPQKKGWRTFLRPGWVFGVLAIIAFSYVAFTFLAPWQLSRDSTIVERNEQIEAAFEVELVPAEEIFDAQGSIEPGEEWARVILQGHYLPEDEVLMRNRPVDSSPAFHALTPFQLNSGEIILVNRGFNPPLEGGVPPMDTAPAGEQSIVGHARFTEQTPMSPPIEDQGYRQVYGINTAQIAEVTGRDLAEDYVQLAEGQAGEINAIPVPMLDRGSHLSYAFQWIAFGIMAPLGLGYFIWAELKERRRVRREEAELADGSASSQQTGDSQDEETDSDPVGVLHTTHPENDTQGLAHAQAPTSASSGARARMLHDRYGDSQPNHSRKFTNRRHERF
- a CDS encoding heavy metal translocating P-type ATPase — protein: MSEHQHDHDPGHRTAPNGSPTTLPPTSAATHTQDHAHGSARWELWFAIAAGVTYTGGMIAEFALGLPMVGWPLAFFLATYFFGGFFTIRTAISSTLRGKFEVDFLMLVAAVGAALIGRWAEGAVLLFLFSLGHALEEYALSRASKSIEALAELAPRSALVRRGETEPVEVPVEELVVGDIVVIRPNSRIPSDGFVISGMSAVDQSAVTGESIPVEKEPVSDPTRTMHTVGTLPATNRVFAGTVNGSGLLEIEVTATAADSTLSKVVELVRTADQAASPTQQFIDRFQRWYVPAVILGVIATLLVSMFAFAQPFRDAFYLAMTVLVAASPCALAIATPAAVLAGVARAARAGVLVKGGAPLETLGRVEAIAFDKTGTLTWGAPRVTSLVPADDTSESELIPTLVSVESLSDHPLAAAIVRDLAPRVPETGRLVATDLSALTGRGITATIDGERVEIGNLRMFDEQQLELPSSLAKAYAEARDSGQTLMIVRRGDRFLGVVGVMDASRAESAQVLNALRDTGVGHLVMISGDNQRVADAVGQEVGVDTAIGELLPEDKVTHITSLAKTYRPIAMIGDGVNDAPAMARADVGIAMGAAGSTVALETCDIALMSDDLGRIPFAVRLSRAASRIIRQNLIASLAIVVFLIIATFLGLNIGAVVLIHEGSTLIVVANALRLLNFQKGQEHAGIDHEEKPTH